The following are encoded in a window of Rosa chinensis cultivar Old Blush chromosome 4, RchiOBHm-V2, whole genome shotgun sequence genomic DNA:
- the LOC112200319 gene encoding LRR receptor-like serine/threonine-protein kinase ER1 has protein sequence MKVVAAYLLTVLGGNASLSAKDLEDHSRLRSFNVNNLTGPISVFLGYISTLKYLNLETNMCSGTVPPELGKLVNLQNLNCMREY, from the exons ATGAAGGTTGTCGCTGCATATTTGCTCACTGTTTTGGGCGGCAACGCCAGCCTCTCCGCCAAGGACTTGGAAGACCATTCTCGCCTCCG GTCCTTTAATGTGAACAACTTAACTGGACCAATCTCTGTCTTCTTGGGATACATCAGCACTCTAAAGTACTT GAACCTTGAGACTAACATGTGTTCTGGAACTGTTCCTCCTGAGCTTGGGAAGTTGGTTAACTTGCAGAATCT GAACTGCATGAGAGAGTATTAG
- the LOC112198096 gene encoding protein DETOXIFICATION 16 isoform X2 → MAHEEQSAGLESPLIPVLPQEHALQSTKGRFTEGELFGELKKQLLLAGPLVSSNFLLFGMQVISVMYVGHLGELSLAGASMATSFASVTGLSLIIGMGSALDTFCGQSYGAKQYHMLGVHMQRAMLVLLLACIPLATIWFNAGHILKFFGQDPEIATAAGNYARFLIPCIFAYAVQQCHSRFLQTQNNVVPMIATTGIATLVHLLLCWLLIYKTSLGYRGAAVAISISYWINALLLVVYIRVSPSCIHTWTGFSKEAFHGIPNFIRLSIPSAIMISLEIWSFEMMVLLSGFLPNPQLETSVLSISLNTCSMLYMIPLAFAGAARYHKRKWTAEDWSICKSGSLLSYGNPYCNIISIFIPHWRKGSLDGNHCCAICASTVSCNHNLIHRLGERSEESF, encoded by the exons ATGGCTCACGAAGAACAATCTGCTGGTCTTGAATCACCCTTGATTCCAGTTCTGCCCCAAGAACATGCATTACAATCAACAAAGGGACGATTCACGGAAGGAGAATTGTTCGGGGAACTGAAGAAGCAGTTATTGTTGGCAGGGCCGCTGGTATCATCAAATTTCTTGTTGTTCGGTATGCAGGTTATTTCAGTCATGTATGTTGGCCATCTTGGGGAGCTATCACTTGCAGGTGCTTCCATGGCCACTTCTTTTGCATCTGTGACTGGTTTGAGCTTGATA ATAGGAATGGGTAGCGCATTAGACACATTTTGCGGGCAGTCGTATGGAGCAAAGCAGTATCATATGCTTGGTGTACACATGCAGAGGGCAATGCTTGTTCTTCTGCTGGCCTGCATTCCTCTTGCAACTATATGGTTCAATGCAGGCCACATTCTCAAATTCTTCGGTCAAGATCCAGAAATTGCCACTGCCGCTGGAAACTATGCTCGTTTCCTGATACCTTGCATTTTTGCTTACGCAGTCCAACAATGTCATTCCAGATTCTTGCAAACCCAAAACAATGTGGTTCCTATGATAGCTACCACAGGTATTGCAACACTAGTGCACTTGCTTCTCTGTTGGCTTCTGATATACAAGACCAGCTTGGGATATAGAGGCGCTGCTGTCGCGATCTCTATCTCATATTGGATCAATGCATTACTCTTGGTTGTTTATATCAGAGTTTCTCCTTCTTGTATACACACATGGACTGGATTCTCAAAGGAGGCATTTCATGGAATTCCCAATTTCATAAGACTATCTATTCCTTCAGCTATAATGATCAG CCTAGAAATCTGGTCATTCGAAATGATGGTTCTCTTATCCGGTTTTCTTCCAAATCCACAGCTTGAAACCTCAGTGCTATCAATCAG CCTTAACACATGCTCCATGTTATACATGATTCCTCTTGCATTCGCAGGTGCAGCAAG GTATCATAAGAGGAAGTGGACAGCAGAAGATTGGAGCATATGTAAATCTGGGAGCTTATTATCTTATGGGAATCCCTACTGCAATATTATTAGCATTTTTATTCCACATTGGAGGAAAG GGTCTTTGGATGGGAATCATTGTTGCGCTATTTGTGCAAGCACTGTCTCTTGCAATCATAATCTTATTCACAGACTGGGAGAAAGAA GTGAAGAAAGCTTCTGA
- the LOC112198096 gene encoding protein DETOXIFICATION 16 isoform X1: protein MAHEEQSAGLESPLIPVLPQEHALQSTKGRFTEGELFGELKKQLLLAGPLVSSNFLLFGMQVISVMYVGHLGELSLAGASMATSFASVTGLSLIIGMGSALDTFCGQSYGAKQYHMLGVHMQRAMLVLLLACIPLATIWFNAGHILKFFGQDPEIATAAGNYARFLIPCIFAYAVQQCHSRFLQTQNNVVPMIATTGIATLVHLLLCWLLIYKTSLGYRGAAVAISISYWINALLLVVYIRVSPSCIHTWTGFSKEAFHGIPNFIRLSIPSAIMISLEIWSFEMMVLLSGFLPNPQLETSVLSISLNTCSMLYMIPLAFAGAASTRVSNQLGARQPQLARLAVGVALCIVVTEGIVAAAILILGRKVWGYCYSSEKEVVSYVGQMLILVAVSHFFDGLQSVLSGIIRGSGQQKIGAYVNLGAYYLMGIPTAILLAFLFHIGGKGLWMGIIVALFVQALSLAIIILFTDWEKEVKKASDRVYNTPTASNASSVS from the exons ATGGCTCACGAAGAACAATCTGCTGGTCTTGAATCACCCTTGATTCCAGTTCTGCCCCAAGAACATGCATTACAATCAACAAAGGGACGATTCACGGAAGGAGAATTGTTCGGGGAACTGAAGAAGCAGTTATTGTTGGCAGGGCCGCTGGTATCATCAAATTTCTTGTTGTTCGGTATGCAGGTTATTTCAGTCATGTATGTTGGCCATCTTGGGGAGCTATCACTTGCAGGTGCTTCCATGGCCACTTCTTTTGCATCTGTGACTGGTTTGAGCTTGATA ATAGGAATGGGTAGCGCATTAGACACATTTTGCGGGCAGTCGTATGGAGCAAAGCAGTATCATATGCTTGGTGTACACATGCAGAGGGCAATGCTTGTTCTTCTGCTGGCCTGCATTCCTCTTGCAACTATATGGTTCAATGCAGGCCACATTCTCAAATTCTTCGGTCAAGATCCAGAAATTGCCACTGCCGCTGGAAACTATGCTCGTTTCCTGATACCTTGCATTTTTGCTTACGCAGTCCAACAATGTCATTCCAGATTCTTGCAAACCCAAAACAATGTGGTTCCTATGATAGCTACCACAGGTATTGCAACACTAGTGCACTTGCTTCTCTGTTGGCTTCTGATATACAAGACCAGCTTGGGATATAGAGGCGCTGCTGTCGCGATCTCTATCTCATATTGGATCAATGCATTACTCTTGGTTGTTTATATCAGAGTTTCTCCTTCTTGTATACACACATGGACTGGATTCTCAAAGGAGGCATTTCATGGAATTCCCAATTTCATAAGACTATCTATTCCTTCAGCTATAATGATCAG CCTAGAAATCTGGTCATTCGAAATGATGGTTCTCTTATCCGGTTTTCTTCCAAATCCACAGCTTGAAACCTCAGTGCTATCAATCAG CCTTAACACATGCTCCATGTTATACATGATTCCTCTTGCATTCGCAGGTGCAGCAAG CACAAGAGTTTCAAATCAATTGGGTGCCCGGCAACCACAACTAGCTCGTCTAGCAGTAGGTGTTGCACTATGCATTGTTGTTACTGAAGGTATTGTGGCTGCTGCAATACTGATACTGGGTCGAAAAGTTTGGGGCTACTGTTACAGCAGTGAAAAGGAAGTTGTCAGTTATGTTGGGCAAATGCTTATTTTGGTTGCGGTATCCCACTTTTTTGATGGACTTCAATCTGTGCTTTCAG GTATCATAAGAGGAAGTGGACAGCAGAAGATTGGAGCATATGTAAATCTGGGAGCTTATTATCTTATGGGAATCCCTACTGCAATATTATTAGCATTTTTATTCCACATTGGAGGAAAG GGTCTTTGGATGGGAATCATTGTTGCGCTATTTGTGCAAGCACTGTCTCTTGCAATCATAATCTTATTCACAGACTGGGAGAAAGAA GTGAAGAAAGCTTCTGATAGGGTGTACAACACACCAACCGCGTCTAATGCATCATCCGTAAGCTGA